The following coding sequences lie in one Saccharopolyspora hordei genomic window:
- a CDS encoding sugar phosphate isomerase/epimerase family protein: MVKIALDPTPYHASHDFLDFFDVAAAAGYEWIQLTPHPDFIPFFSHPRVDAAYLAKVKKRAADAGVGICSLLPVQRWSWPDELPREAAVRNWKRIIEIAGELDVPVINTEFSGRPERAEESEAGFYRSMEELLPVIERAGVQVNIDPHPDDFVEDALEAWRIIRGLDNPAIGFVYVASHTFHYGDRASTLLPELGDRLGAVYTADTMDHRRSHGLRYITNPPGNPARVHQHLKIGDGDVDWTELFTALAASGFLAREGAIICSNVFAEDESADETSRYQLAKVRELIAAAS, encoded by the coding sequence ATGGTGAAGATCGCCCTCGACCCCACGCCGTACCACGCCAGCCACGACTTCCTCGACTTCTTCGACGTCGCTGCGGCCGCCGGCTACGAGTGGATCCAGCTGACCCCGCACCCGGACTTCATCCCGTTCTTCTCCCACCCACGCGTCGACGCCGCCTACCTGGCCAAGGTCAAGAAGCGGGCCGCGGACGCCGGCGTCGGGATCTGCTCGCTGCTCCCGGTGCAGCGCTGGTCGTGGCCGGACGAGCTGCCCCGCGAAGCCGCGGTGCGCAACTGGAAGCGCATCATCGAGATCGCCGGGGAACTGGATGTCCCGGTGATCAACACCGAGTTCTCCGGCCGCCCGGAACGGGCCGAGGAGTCCGAGGCGGGCTTCTACCGCTCGATGGAGGAGCTGCTGCCGGTCATCGAAAGGGCGGGTGTGCAGGTGAACATCGACCCGCACCCGGACGACTTCGTCGAGGACGCGCTGGAGGCCTGGCGCATCATCCGCGGCCTGGACAACCCCGCGATCGGCTTCGTGTACGTGGCCAGCCACACCTTCCACTACGGCGACCGCGCCAGCACGCTGCTGCCCGAGCTGGGCGACCGGCTGGGCGCCGTCTACACCGCGGACACCATGGACCACCGGCGTTCCCACGGGTTGCGCTACATCACCAACCCGCCCGGCAACCCGGCCCGCGTGCACCAGCACCTCAAGATCGGCGACGGCGACGTGGACTGGACCGAGCTGTTCACCGCGCTCGCGGCGTCCGGGTTCCTGGCGCGGGAGGGCGCGATCATCTGCTCGAACGTCTTCGCCGAGGACGAGTCCGCCGACGAGACGTCCCGGTACCAGCTGGCCAAGGTCCGCGAGCTCATCGCCGCGGCGAGCTGA